The Edaphobacter sp. 12200R-103 genome contains a region encoding:
- a CDS encoding DPP IV N-terminal domain-containing protein, translating to MVRGKILSAGVAALLTAAAITATAQQDRQLTNADYARAESFMNYKVNPLVYHGVENPVWLGDGRFWYRDHGPDGTTFTLVDPAKRVEAPAFDQAKLANALNAARASSGGKQEHLDPHHLPIAEFSLSNHDQTISLTVDGKHWNCELSGAGVCSAETRLDLPEGHAPMVLSPDGTKAAFIHDWNLWIRDIATGNETQFTTDGVEDFGYATDNAGWQHSDRAIVLWSPDSKKIATFQQDQRKDGMMYLVPVTNRHPKLEAWRYPLVGDKNVTMIERVVIDVDTRKVVRLKMPPDQHRSTICDDVSCSGGWEDVQWSDDGRRLAFVSTSRDHRQEWLRVADAETGDVREVMTETAPQFFESGIDHVNWKYLWGTDEVLWFSERDGWGQMYLYDGKTGRLKNQITHGEGNVAQVLNVNAAERILYFVGVGKEKGRDPYFRHYYSIRFDGKGLKLLTPENEDHEITASPDGRYFVDVASTPTTPQTTVVRDASGNVALDVAKQDITKLTAAGWVPLTPITVKARDGKTDLYGFLFKPTNFDPQKKYAIVNNVYPGPQTGSCGSRSFAAAHRDMQSLAELGFVVVCIDGMGTPWRSKAFHTYYYGNLGDNTIPDQVAGMKELAARYPWIDINRAGIYGHSGGGNATASAMFNYPDFFKVGIAESGNHDQRDYEDDWAEKWAGLEVVSPDGSSNYDSQANQNLAKNLKGHLLLAHGTMDDNVPLNNTLVLVDALIKANKDFDLLLIPNAHHGYGAATPYMTRRRWDYFVRYLAGEKPPMEYEMTSWDKQQEALHGPEGTE from the coding sequence ATGGTCAGAGGAAAGATTTTGTCTGCTGGAGTGGCCGCTTTGTTGACCGCAGCGGCGATTACGGCTACAGCCCAGCAGGATCGCCAGCTCACGAACGCGGACTATGCACGGGCCGAGAGCTTCATGAACTACAAGGTGAATCCGCTGGTCTATCACGGCGTGGAGAATCCGGTGTGGCTGGGCGATGGCCGGTTCTGGTATCGGGACCACGGTCCTGATGGAACAACCTTTACGCTGGTCGATCCGGCGAAGAGAGTCGAGGCCCCAGCCTTCGATCAAGCGAAGCTGGCGAACGCCTTGAATGCCGCGCGTGCATCGAGCGGCGGAAAGCAGGAGCATCTTGATCCGCACCATCTTCCCATCGCGGAGTTTTCGCTTTCGAATCATGACCAGACGATCAGCCTGACGGTTGACGGGAAGCACTGGAATTGCGAACTGAGCGGCGCCGGTGTGTGCAGCGCAGAGACCCGGCTCGATCTGCCGGAAGGGCACGCTCCCATGGTGCTTTCTCCTGACGGCACGAAGGCCGCTTTCATTCATGACTGGAATCTTTGGATTCGCGATATCGCGACCGGCAACGAGACACAGTTTACGACCGATGGTGTCGAGGACTTTGGCTACGCGACCGACAATGCAGGCTGGCAGCACAGCGATCGCGCGATTGTGCTGTGGTCGCCGGATTCGAAGAAGATCGCCACCTTTCAGCAGGATCAGCGCAAGGACGGCATGATGTATCTGGTCCCGGTGACCAATCGTCATCCGAAGCTGGAGGCGTGGAGATACCCGCTGGTGGGCGATAAGAACGTCACCATGATCGAGCGCGTGGTGATCGATGTAGATACGCGGAAGGTGGTGCGGCTGAAGATGCCGCCCGACCAGCATCGTTCGACCATCTGCGACGACGTGAGCTGCAGCGGCGGATGGGAAGACGTGCAATGGAGCGACGACGGCAGGCGGCTGGCGTTTGTCTCCACATCGCGCGATCACAGGCAGGAGTGGTTGCGGGTGGCCGATGCTGAAACCGGCGATGTACGCGAGGTGATGACCGAGACCGCGCCGCAGTTCTTCGAGAGCGGAATCGATCATGTGAACTGGAAGTATCTTTGGGGAACCGATGAAGTGCTGTGGTTCAGCGAGCGCGACGGCTGGGGCCAGATGTACCTGTACGACGGCAAAACCGGAAGATTGAAGAACCAGATCACGCATGGCGAAGGCAACGTGGCGCAGGTCCTGAACGTGAACGCGGCTGAACGGATACTGTACTTTGTCGGTGTCGGCAAGGAGAAGGGGCGCGATCCATACTTCCGGCACTATTACAGCATTCGCTTCGACGGAAAGGGTCTGAAGCTGCTGACTCCGGAGAACGAGGATCACGAGATTACGGCATCGCCCGATGGCAGATACTTCGTCGATGTTGCCTCCACTCCCACTACGCCGCAGACCACAGTCGTGCGCGATGCTTCGGGCAATGTTGCGTTGGATGTGGCGAAGCAGGACATCACGAAGCTGACCGCCGCAGGCTGGGTTCCGCTGACCCCCATCACGGTGAAGGCGCGCGATGGGAAGACAGACCTCTACGGTTTTCTGTTCAAGCCGACGAACTTCGATCCTCAAAAAAAGTATGCGATCGTGAACAACGTCTATCCCGGGCCGCAGACGGGGTCGTGCGGCAGCCGCAGCTTTGCGGCGGCTCATCGCGATATGCAGTCGCTGGCGGAACTGGGCTTTGTGGTCGTGTGCATCGATGGCATGGGAACGCCGTGGCGGTCGAAGGCCTTCCATACCTATTACTACGGCAACCTGGGTGACAACACTATCCCCGACCAGGTGGCGGGAATGAAGGAGCTGGCGGCGCGTTATCCGTGGATCGACATCAACCGTGCCGGGATTTACGGGCATTCCGGTGGAGGCAACGCGACGGCGTCCGCGATGTTCAACTATCCTGACTTCTTCAAGGTGGGGATTGCCGAGAGTGGAAATCACGATCAGCGCGACTATGAGGATGACTGGGCAGAGAAGTGGGCTGGACTGGAGGTCGTCAGTCCTGACGGCAGCAGCAACTATGACAGCCAGGCGAACCAAAACCTCGCGAAGAACCTGAAGGGCCATCTGCTGCTTGCGCATGGAACGATGGACGACAACGTTCCGCTGAACAATACGCTGGTGTTGGTGGATGCGCTGATCAAGGCAAACAAGGACTTCGATCTTC
- a CDS encoding RNA methyltransferase — MNPELQNRIVVVLVRARNSNNIGAVARAMHDFGFPHLRIVTEYVPPLETARSAVDASRVLAEARTFVSVAEAVADCTLVVGTTAVGERALEHRLEALAQASGKILTEAANSASRVALLFGSEKTGLSNEELSHCHWLLTIPMYEHEEMRHPSMNLGQAVAVCLYELVRSEESIGNVGLREAARAEDVERFLGLFREVLGETGYVQRYPANVRETQLRRVVLRMGLTAEDVPVWMGVMRQMLWKIRQGGRNRSGQEETDPRR; from the coding sequence GTGAACCCTGAACTTCAGAATCGTATCGTGGTGGTGCTGGTCCGAGCACGGAACTCGAACAATATCGGCGCGGTGGCACGCGCGATGCACGACTTTGGATTTCCTCATCTGCGCATCGTCACGGAGTACGTTCCTCCGCTGGAGACGGCACGGTCGGCGGTGGATGCGTCGAGGGTGCTTGCTGAGGCCAGAACGTTCGTGTCCGTGGCCGAAGCCGTTGCGGACTGCACGCTGGTGGTAGGAACAACGGCTGTGGGCGAACGCGCGCTGGAGCATCGCCTGGAGGCGCTGGCGCAGGCGAGTGGAAAGATTCTCACTGAAGCCGCCAATTCTGCATCGCGCGTGGCTTTGTTGTTCGGGTCGGAAAAAACGGGCCTGAGCAACGAGGAGCTAAGCCACTGCCACTGGCTGCTCACCATTCCCATGTACGAGCACGAAGAGATGCGGCATCCTTCGATGAACCTGGGGCAGGCGGTCGCGGTTTGTCTGTATGAGCTGGTGCGGAGCGAAGAGAGTATCGGCAACGTCGGGCTGCGTGAAGCGGCACGGGCTGAAGATGTCGAGCGCTTTCTGGGGCTCTTTCGTGAGGTGCTGGGGGAGACTGGATATGTACAGCGGTATCCGGCGAACGTACGCGAGACGCAGTTGCGCAGGGTAGTCCTGCGGATGGGATTGACCGCGGAGGATGTGCCTGTGTGGATGGGAGTGATGCGGCAGATGCTTTGGAAGATCAGGCAGGGCGGGAGAAACAGGAGCGGGCAAGAAGAGACAGATCCACGGAGATAA
- a CDS encoding YXWGXW repeat-containing protein, translated as MGSQKTMKAIRTVVLATAAVFAVPAIASASVNLAIGVSVNTPPPALPVYAQPACPGDGYLWTPGYWAWGPAGYYWVPGVWVRPPAVGVLWTPGYWGWNGGAYVFHAGYWGPHVGFYGGINYGYGYTGVGYEGGYWRGGAFAYNRAVNNINVVHVTNVYNRTVVVNNVNRVSYNGGHGGLTVRPSAREQAAFNERHFQPTQNQVAHEQAMRSSRMQQASYNHGRPQTMAMSRVGERQNIQQQRVANGVRSGELTHQETRSIENNEARIHQQVRNDRAANGGHLDQQQRTQVNREQNHVSNQIHRDTHNDRERR; from the coding sequence ATGGGCTCACAAAAAACAATGAAGGCGATCAGGACGGTTGTCCTGGCTACGGCTGCAGTGTTTGCAGTTCCTGCGATTGCGTCGGCTTCGGTGAATCTTGCGATTGGGGTTTCGGTCAACACACCGCCGCCCGCACTGCCGGTCTATGCACAGCCCGCATGTCCGGGGGATGGATACTTATGGACCCCAGGGTACTGGGCGTGGGGCCCCGCGGGATACTACTGGGTTCCGGGAGTGTGGGTGCGCCCGCCCGCTGTGGGTGTGTTGTGGACGCCGGGATACTGGGGCTGGAATGGAGGAGCGTATGTCTTCCATGCCGGTTATTGGGGACCGCACGTTGGCTTCTACGGGGGCATTAATTATGGCTATGGCTATACCGGCGTTGGCTATGAGGGAGGCTACTGGAGAGGCGGAGCCTTCGCCTATAACCGTGCGGTCAACAACATCAACGTGGTCCACGTGACGAATGTCTACAACCGCACTGTGGTAGTGAACAATGTCAATCGCGTGAGCTATAACGGCGGCCACGGCGGCCTGACGGTGCGTCCCAGCGCAAGGGAGCAGGCGGCGTTCAATGAGCGGCACTTCCAGCCGACACAGAACCAGGTAGCGCATGAGCAGGCGATGCGGTCCAGCCGCATGCAGCAGGCCTCGTATAATCATGGGCGTCCGCAGACGATGGCGATGTCCAGGGTGGGTGAGCGGCAGAACATTCAGCAGCAGCGGGTCGCGAACGGCGTGCGCTCGGGTGAGCTGACGCACCAGGAGACGCGCAGTATCGAAAACAATGAGGCGCGTATCCATCAGCAGGTCCGCAACGATCGAGCGGCAAACGGCGGCCACCTGGACCAGCAGCAACGCACGCAGGTCAACCGCGAACAGAACCACGTCAGCAACCAGATCCATCGCGACACCCATAACGATCGCGAACGCCGATAG